A section of the Bacillus sp. HSf4 genome encodes:
- a CDS encoding sporulation protein Cse60 codes for MLKVAVFDEEHEKDLQHEINEFLKKLSEDQLVDIKYDVSAACDPQGEQLYCFSALILYRK; via the coding sequence ATGCTGAAGGTTGCCGTATTTGATGAAGAACACGAAAAAGATTTGCAGCACGAAATCAACGAATTTTTAAAAAAGCTGTCCGAAGACCAGCTGGTCGATATAAAATATGACGTATCTGCCGCATGCGACCCTCAAGGCGAACAGCTTTACTGTTTTTCGGCACTTATTTTATACAGGAAATAA
- a CDS encoding rhodanese-like domain-containing protein: MTVKEITPDKLQEKLSKGETLNIIDVREDEEVAEGMIPEAVHIKMGDIPEKIDIFQKDQSYIFVCRSGKRSENVCLYLKDKGFDVTNMIGGMLEWTGDTKPKTT, encoded by the coding sequence ATGACAGTAAAAGAAATCACACCTGACAAGCTGCAGGAAAAGCTTTCAAAAGGAGAAACGCTCAACATCATTGATGTCAGGGAAGATGAAGAAGTGGCCGAAGGCATGATCCCGGAAGCCGTTCATATTAAGATGGGTGACATACCGGAAAAGATCGACATCTTTCAAAAAGATCAATCTTATATTTTTGTCTGCCGCTCAGGGAAGCGCAGTGAGAACGTCTGCCTCTACCTGAAGGACAAAGGATTTGACGTGACAAACATGATCGGCGGCATGCTTGAGTGGACCGGCGATACGAAGCCGAAAACAACATAA
- a CDS encoding DnaJ family domain-containing protein: MSKENDKRYIHWIDQAVQDSLNQDGGVQSLPGFGKPLSKEALQGDALSSTLKNAKYLPEWLKLQKEIKQEIEKASKSNKREEEIEDINRKIKKYNLSCPSQFQKGLVTAQNLESQLKHWS; this comes from the coding sequence ATGAGCAAAGAAAATGATAAACGCTATATTCACTGGATCGATCAGGCTGTTCAAGACAGTCTTAATCAAGACGGCGGTGTTCAATCTCTGCCCGGCTTCGGCAAACCGCTCTCAAAAGAAGCGCTTCAAGGAGACGCGCTTTCCAGCACGCTGAAAAACGCCAAATATCTGCCCGAATGGCTGAAGCTGCAAAAGGAAATAAAGCAAGAAATCGAAAAAGCCAGCAAATCGAATAAACGGGAAGAAGAGATTGAAGACATCAACCGGAAAATCAAAAAATACAATCTTTCCTGTCCAAGCCAGTTCCAAAAGGGCCTTGTGACAGCGCAAAATCTCGAAAGCCAGCTGAAGCACTGGAGCTGA
- a CDS encoding YesL family protein: MEQDVSMGRVLSFCEWVMRFSYANLLWFAFTLFGFGVFGFMPATAALFAVTRKWVMGRSDIPIFRTFWQAYRGEFFRANAIGFILLIVGAIIYVDLAFIHPENLFLHILRFVIMVFGFLYVIMLFYVFPLLAHFDWKKRLYLKFSLLLGISYLQYTLTMIALTALLFAVFAYLPGIVPFFSVSLLGYSIMWLAYQVLKKAEATGPAERSHSAEA, encoded by the coding sequence GTGGAACAGGATGTCTCCATGGGAAGAGTGCTGAGCTTTTGCGAGTGGGTGATGAGATTTTCTTATGCCAATCTGCTGTGGTTTGCGTTTACACTTTTCGGGTTTGGTGTATTCGGATTTATGCCGGCGACCGCCGCTTTATTTGCCGTCACAAGGAAATGGGTGATGGGCCGCTCGGACATTCCGATCTTTCGGACGTTTTGGCAGGCGTACCGCGGGGAATTTTTCCGCGCGAACGCAATCGGCTTCATTCTATTGATCGTTGGAGCGATTATTTATGTTGATCTGGCATTTATTCATCCGGAAAATCTATTTTTGCACATTCTTCGTTTCGTCATTATGGTGTTCGGGTTTTTATACGTCATCATGCTGTTCTATGTGTTTCCGCTTCTGGCCCATTTCGACTGGAAAAAGCGGTTGTATTTAAAATTTTCCCTGCTTCTCGGGATTTCGTACCTGCAATATACCTTGACGATGATCGCGCTTACCGCCTTGCTGTTTGCCGTTTTTGCCTATCTGCCGGGAATCGTTCCATTTTTCAGCGTCAGCCTGCTCGGTTATTCGATCATGTGGCTGGCCTATCAAGTCCTGAAAAAGGCGGAAGCAACGGGTCCGGCGGAGCGGTCTCACTCAGCGGAAGCGTGA
- a CDS encoding Gfo/Idh/MocA family oxidoreductase, with protein MKKYAICGLSGRAINMFIEPLLKQYRRKHSIAALLDDDPLREAVCKKRFPELGPVPFFRAERFEAMLEEVKPDAVIVAGRDDTHARYILGALKKNIDVIAEKPMVTTAGDARAVLEAEKASKGRVTVTFNYRYNPFHRKIKEMILAGKLGTITSVDLNWYIDTYHGASYFKRWNRMRKYSGGLSVHKSTHHFDLVNWWLDQKPREVFSYGGLNYYGPDGEMNPEKGEPRYCGTCHVKKKCRYYMRWKDGDPEDDHIKADDNQHLLYSGYRPDACIFDEEIDIEDTYAAVLKYDGGAILNYSLLFSAPYEGYRLAINGTKGRLETKEYHAPGRIPFEVDEQTIDYFPLFESKETIRVVQKPGGHGGGDPLLMEELFSGKDPLRDYEILAGAEAGAYSIAAGEGLWRSIKEKRPIDIRELLQVQAIH; from the coding sequence ATGAAAAAATATGCGATTTGCGGGCTGAGCGGCCGCGCCATCAATATGTTTATCGAGCCTCTTCTGAAGCAATACCGACGGAAGCACTCGATCGCCGCGCTTTTGGATGATGATCCGCTGCGGGAAGCCGTCTGCAAAAAGAGATTTCCGGAGCTTGGGCCGGTACCTTTTTTTCGCGCTGAACGATTTGAGGCCATGCTTGAGGAAGTCAAACCTGACGCTGTGATTGTTGCGGGCCGCGATGATACACATGCCCGCTATATTTTGGGCGCTTTAAAAAAGAATATCGACGTGATTGCTGAAAAGCCGATGGTGACAACAGCCGGGGATGCAAGAGCTGTATTGGAAGCCGAAAAGGCCAGCAAAGGCAGAGTGACCGTCACGTTCAACTACCGCTATAATCCATTCCACCGCAAAATTAAAGAGATGATTCTTGCAGGAAAGCTCGGCACCATTACATCGGTTGACCTGAACTGGTATATCGACACGTACCATGGAGCGAGCTATTTTAAGCGCTGGAACAGAATGAGAAAGTACTCCGGCGGGCTTTCCGTCCATAAGTCCACACACCACTTCGATCTTGTCAATTGGTGGCTTGATCAAAAACCCCGTGAAGTCTTTTCCTACGGCGGTCTGAACTACTACGGACCGGACGGTGAAATGAACCCTGAAAAAGGGGAGCCGCGTTATTGCGGGACATGTCACGTCAAAAAGAAATGCCGTTACTATATGAGATGGAAAGACGGCGATCCCGAGGATGACCACATCAAAGCGGATGACAATCAGCATCTTTTATACTCCGGCTACCGGCCTGACGCTTGTATATTCGATGAAGAAATCGACATCGAAGACACCTACGCCGCCGTTTTGAAATATGACGGGGGTGCCATATTGAATTATTCGCTGCTTTTTTCCGCTCCGTATGAAGGCTACCGCCTTGCGATCAACGGTACAAAAGGAAGGCTGGAAACGAAAGAATACCATGCTCCAGGAAGAATTCCTTTTGAAGTGGATGAGCAGACGATCGACTATTTTCCGCTGTTCGAGTCGAAAGAAACGATCCGCGTCGTTCAGAAGCCCGGCGGACATGGCGGCGGAGATCCCCTGCTTATGGAGGAGCTGTTTTCAGGAAAAGACCCTTTGAGGGATTACGAGATTCTGGCTGGGGCTGAAGCCGGCGCCTATTCGATCGCAGCCGGGGAAGGATTGTGGCGTTCCATCAAGGAAAAAAGGCCGATCGACATTCGAGAGCTTCTTCAGGTCCAAGCCATACACTGA
- a CDS encoding lipoprotein YteS: protein MRKLVWLFMPAIAAFILSACGKGEAAGTDVFVFSDAPEQVKQNIGKAAGKEGLHVTAFPASPEKLLVEIAAKEGDLFIVPEDMFEPFYDPEGLQPLKARSEERSPYSAAGKNGREQMYAAIIKKGEKRLNGYTFQLNTDMAAFIPVYAKKTSEAVKFIQTLQGQ from the coding sequence GTGAGAAAGCTTGTTTGGCTATTCATGCCGGCCATCGCTGCCTTTATTCTTTCTGCCTGCGGAAAGGGCGAGGCGGCGGGGACGGATGTTTTTGTCTTTTCCGATGCGCCGGAACAAGTTAAGCAGAACATCGGGAAAGCCGCCGGGAAAGAGGGCTTGCATGTTACGGCTTTCCCGGCTTCACCCGAAAAATTGCTTGTTGAAATCGCAGCGAAAGAAGGAGATCTGTTTATCGTTCCAGAAGACATGTTTGAACCTTTTTACGATCCTGAAGGACTTCAGCCGCTCAAGGCTCGATCAGAAGAGCGGTCGCCATACAGTGCTGCCGGCAAAAACGGCCGGGAGCAGATGTATGCCGCCATCATTAAAAAAGGGGAAAAACGTTTGAACGGCTACACGTTTCAACTGAACACGGATATGGCTGCATTTATTCCGGTCTATGCAAAGAAAACCTCTGAAGCGGTGAAGTTCATTCAGACGCTTCAAGGTCAATGA
- a CDS encoding glycoside hydrolase family 105 protein, producing the protein MNQSLATKSPLFVAEEAAKTIMKAYTVDRLPPAGRWHYHQGVFLCGLIHLWNETGKQTYFNYVKDYVDDLVDEYGNFYFARDELDAIQAGLLLFPLYEETGDERYLKAAKKLRGLFETLNQTAEGGFWHKDKYPYQMWLDGLYMCGPFALKFARAFNEPELHDMVVLEENLMRKHTKDARTGLYYHAWDEKRKMPWADPESGCSPEFWGRSIGWYALALSDMIELLPQHHEKRREWTATLQEMVKSLADFQDEETGLWYQVVDKGGREDNWLESSCSCLYIYAMAKGTRMGYIDPSYQKKALKGYRGLLAEKIEFSLEEGLLLKDICVGTSAGTYEYYVGRDKSTNDLHGVGALIMALTELERSSRFVDGGER; encoded by the coding sequence ATGAACCAATCTCTCGCCACAAAATCACCGCTTTTTGTCGCTGAGGAAGCAGCCAAAACAATAATGAAAGCGTATACAGTAGACAGGCTGCCCCCCGCCGGACGCTGGCACTACCATCAAGGCGTGTTTTTGTGCGGTCTTATTCATCTTTGGAATGAAACGGGAAAACAGACGTATTTTAATTATGTAAAAGATTACGTTGATGATCTCGTTGATGAGTACGGAAACTTTTATTTCGCAAGAGATGAGCTGGATGCCATTCAAGCAGGGCTTCTCTTATTTCCTTTGTATGAAGAGACGGGAGATGAACGCTACCTGAAGGCGGCGAAAAAGCTGCGGGGCCTTTTTGAAACGCTCAATCAAACGGCAGAAGGCGGCTTTTGGCACAAAGATAAATACCCTTACCAAATGTGGCTTGACGGTTTGTATATGTGCGGACCATTCGCCCTGAAATTCGCGCGGGCCTTCAATGAGCCGGAGCTTCACGATATGGTCGTCCTCGAAGAAAATTTGATGAGAAAGCATACAAAAGACGCTCGGACAGGATTGTATTACCATGCCTGGGACGAGAAAAGAAAAATGCCGTGGGCCGATCCGGAGTCAGGCTGCTCCCCTGAGTTTTGGGGAAGATCGATCGGCTGGTACGCCCTTGCACTGAGCGATATGATCGAGCTCCTCCCGCAGCATCACGAAAAAAGACGGGAATGGACGGCAACGCTTCAAGAAATGGTGAAAAGCCTCGCCGATTTTCAGGATGAGGAAACAGGGCTCTGGTACCAGGTCGTTGATAAAGGCGGACGGGAGGACAACTGGCTTGAAAGCTCCTGTTCATGCCTGTATATATACGCGATGGCAAAAGGGACGCGGATGGGCTATATCGACCCGTCATATCAAAAAAAGGCGCTAAAGGGATACAGGGGGCTTCTGGCGGAGAAAATCGAGTTCAGCCTTGAGGAAGGCCTGCTGCTAAAAGACATTTGCGTCGGCACATCAGCAGGAACGTATGAGTATTATGTCGGCCGCGACAAAAGCACCAATGATCTGCACGGAGTCGGCGCCTTGATCATGGCGCTTACAGAGCTTGAGAGAAGCAGCCGCTTTGTGGACGGAGGAGAAAGGTGA
- a CDS encoding sugar ABC transporter permease — protein MKAAQVPTGKEKALIVGKERKTRFFEKALQQKYLYLMILPGLIYFLLFKYVPMWGIVIAFQDYQPFLGITGSEWVGFKHFERLFTEPTFFMLLKNTLVLFFLNLVVFFPIPIILALLLNEVRIALFKKFVQTMIYIPHFMSWVIVVSLSFVLLTVDGGLINELIAYFGGEKINFLLNENWFRPMYILQVIWREAGWSTIIYLAAMTAVDPQLYEAAKMDGANRLRRMWHVTLPAIRSVIVVLLILKIGDTLELGFEHVYLLLNATNREVAEIFDTYVYTAGLKQGQFSYSTAVGLFKAAVGLVLVMFANRMAKKFGEEGIY, from the coding sequence ATGAAAGCTGCACAAGTTCCGACCGGGAAGGAAAAGGCCCTGATTGTCGGAAAAGAGAGAAAGACGCGTTTTTTTGAGAAAGCCCTTCAGCAAAAATATTTATATTTAATGATCCTTCCGGGATTGATTTACTTTCTTCTTTTCAAGTATGTACCGATGTGGGGAATTGTCATCGCCTTTCAGGATTACCAGCCATTTCTCGGCATAACGGGGAGCGAATGGGTCGGATTTAAGCATTTTGAAAGACTGTTTACAGAACCGACCTTTTTTATGCTGCTGAAGAACACGTTGGTGTTGTTTTTCTTAAACCTTGTCGTATTTTTTCCGATTCCGATTATTTTAGCTCTTTTGCTCAACGAAGTCAGAATCGCACTTTTTAAAAAATTTGTCCAGACGATGATTTATATTCCGCATTTTATGTCCTGGGTCATCGTCGTTTCGCTTTCATTTGTCCTGTTGACGGTGGACGGAGGGCTGATTAATGAGTTGATCGCCTATTTTGGCGGGGAAAAAATCAACTTTTTGCTGAATGAAAACTGGTTCAGGCCGATGTATATTCTTCAGGTCATCTGGAGGGAGGCCGGATGGTCGACGATCATTTATTTGGCGGCGATGACCGCGGTCGATCCGCAGCTTTACGAAGCGGCAAAAATGGATGGGGCCAATCGCCTGCGGAGGATGTGGCATGTTACCCTGCCGGCGATCAGAAGCGTGATTGTCGTACTGCTGATTCTGAAAATCGGCGATACCTTGGAGCTTGGATTTGAGCATGTGTACCTGCTGTTGAATGCTACGAACCGGGAAGTAGCCGAGATCTTTGATACGTATGTGTATACGGCCGGGTTAAAGCAGGGGCAATTCAGCTACAGCACGGCTGTCGGTTTGTTCAAAGCCGCTGTGGGACTCGTGCTGGTCATGTTTGCGAACAGGATGGCCAAGAAGTTTGGAGAAGAAGGAATTTACTGA